TCAGCGGCACTTCTTCAACCTGCCGGACAGACGCGCATGCATACAGGATTCAATACCTTCGAGGATAGGAGCCCAGAAGCCGGAACTCTGCGTGCTTCGCCAGCAGTTGGACGATCTGCGGCTGCGACGCATGACCCGCGACATCGACCACATACCGGTGCCCATCCAGCGACTGCTTGCCAGGGCGTTCGTAAATGGCGAGCACCCGGGCCGACCTCGCGAGCGCCTGTAGCGAACGCTGGAAGCGGGCTTCGTCGACCGTCAGCAGCAGGCTGGTCTTGTCGTTGCCGCTCGGCGCGGGCAGTGCGTGCCCCAGCACCCACCAGCGTGTGGTGTTGTGAGGTCCCTCCTCGATGCCGTCGGCGACCGACTTCAGCCCGTGGATGCGCGCCGCGCTCGGCGGCCCCATCGCCGCCATGTCCAACCCCGTCGCCTGTGCCACCAGTTGCGCCGCGGCGCCAGCACTGGCCGCGGGCCGGCGCTCGACGTGCGGCATCTGCTGGTCCAGCCAGGGTTTGACCTCCTGCAATGCCACAGGATGGGCAACGACCGTGCGTATGTCCTCCCGGCCGGCCCCCGGCTTCGCCAGCAGGCTGTAGCCGAGCACCTTGGGGTACTCCGCCACCACCTGAACGTTCTCCAGCGCCAGCACATCGTCCAGGTAGGGTGTGGCGCCGACCACCGAGGTCGTAACAGGCACACAGGCGCGCTCGATGGTCTTCGCGCGCATCGCCTCGAACAGCGCGGCCCCGTCGAGGGCGATCAGGTCGGCATCGCCGAAGAGTTCGAGACAGGCCTGGTGGGTCCAGCTGCCGGCCGGCCCCAGGTAGCCGGTGCGTACACCGGCGGCGGTGCAGAGACTCATGGACAGCATGGTAATCACGGCGGCGCATTGGGAAGGAATTTTCATGGTTGGTGCAAGACAAGAAGGCAGCAAAGCGAAAATGCGGTCCTCGGACAACGGAAGCCAGGCAGCTTGCACATCTGAATCAGGGACGACGCCATGATCCGGGTGCGGGACATCTCCCGCAACGCTTGCATGGCATGCATCTGCCGCACGTCGGCATGCCCCGCTCTTCCGGGCGCCAGGCTCATCGGCATTGCGCCGCGGGAAACCCCACGCAAGCCGGACGCGCGAGCGCAGCCGATCAGAATGACAATGTCCGACGAGATTTCCGTGTGCCTTCGATCAGGAGTGATGGCTGGTATTCGGCGCCAGCGTCCCGACGTGCGCTGGCCCGTGCGTCGACAGCCCGCGGTCCGGCAGCGGAATCGCGGCCCCTTCAAGCGCAGGCATCTCTGGCACTTGCAATGAATGCGCAGGCGACCTCGTTCCGCCCCCCCGTTGCCGAGAAACCGCCGTGCGATCGGCGCGTCGCACGCGCAGCAGGCGGCCATGCGAAGGTCTTGCTCGATCGGCAGCCCCAGCATGCCGCGCAAGCCCGGCCAGCTCCGCAAGGCTCACGCAGCCCAAGCTCCGCAAAGCCCATGCCGAGGTCGCACAGGGTGAACGCGATGTCGGGATCCTCGAGGTCGATCTCGCTGAGCAGCCAGGTGGCGCCCGCATCGGGCGTGAACAGCTTGACCACGGACAGCGGATCGAAATCCGCCTGCGCCCTCGCGGTCAGGCCGTTGGCTACCAGCTGGTCGAACTGCGCGTCGGTGAGGAAGGGAAAGATGGAAGCAGCCATGGCGTTCTCCTTGAACGGCTGAGGGCGGGATTGCCCGGCACCGCCCTCGGGCACGCCGCAGCGCAGCGGTCACGGTTCGAAGACGGCCCGCGCACCGCCAGCGCGCCACGAAGAGGCGCGCGCAGCCCTTGACGGCAAGAACGACGTGCCATGCTGAAGGCGCCCACAGCAAGCCAGCCATCCCCCTTCCGCCTTGCTTCTTGCCGTGTTTCTTTTCTGCTTCTTCAGGCGGCCACGAAGCGAGCCGATGCGGGCCGCGCCCGCGAAGCGCAGCTCACGGCCCCCGGATGCCGTCGCGTGAGCGCACGCGGTTAGGATCGACCTCTATTCACAGGAGCGAGGCAATGAAGAAAAAAGCGGGATGGCTGATCGGAATCTGCATGACCGCGGCAGCCATGACGGCAGCGGCCGGCCCCTTCGGGCTCAACGCAGGAGACACGGTCGAGACTGTGGGCAAGGTCGCACAGCTCAAGCCCACCGAGCAGCAAGGCGTCTACACGGTGAGCCGCCTTCCCAACGGTCATCCCGACCTCGACGGCTACCGGTTGATCTTCGGCACCACCACCGGGTTGTGCCGCATCGCGGCGTGGACACCGATCGCCCAATCCAGCGCATACGGTGACGAGATCCGGCGCGATTTCCGCTCCTGGCAGGAGGCCCTGACCTCGAAGTACGGCGCGCCCGAGAAGTTCGACTACCTGCGCTCCGGAAGCATCTGGAACGAACCGAAGGACTGGACGATGTCGCTCGCCAAGAAGGAGCGCAAGCTCGTCGCGTTCTGGACGCCCACGCCGCCCATCGATCAGGTCTCGAGGATCGCCGTGGAAGCGATCGCGACGAGTGCCGGCAAGTACTCGATCAACCTTGAGTACGAGTTCGACAATTTCGATGCATGCAGCGCGTCGCTCAAATCCAAGAAGAACGCCAATCTCTGATGGCACGCGGGACCTGCGCCTGCTTTGGTTCTTGCCGCCCCCTCTCTCGGGGCCGCCCCATCGTCTGACCAGACCGCGGCTGGCCAGTCGCGCCGCCAGGTTGCCGAGCTAGTCAAAGTGGCCGAAGACCTGCACGCGTGGGTGAGCGCCGGTTGCAGGCCGGCGCCGGCACGCCGCAGCGCGGAGGGTTCGAGCGACGGCCACGAGGCCGCCAGCGCGCCGCAACGAAAGAGGCAAGAGGCGCGCACAGACCTTGACGGCAAGAACGGTGTGCCACGATCAAGGAGCCAACAAGCACATCCACGCACCGCCAGCCCACGCGTCAGCGCACGGCTGGCCCGCCTTGTTTCTGCGCTCCTCCTTCGGGCATGCGCCAGCACCTGCTTGGGTTTTCGTGCATGCCCGTCGGGCAACGGAGCCCGTGATTTGCAACCGTCGCCGAAGGGAAGCGCCGCCTCGAGCTCGGCGAAGCGGCGCATCAAGCCTTCAGCGCGGCATCAATCCGCCGGCCCCACCATCGCCTGCAGCCGCTCGATCACGCCTGGCTCGACGAAGACGCAGGGCACATCGGGCGCCAGCGCAATGTTGGCCACCCTCGCGAAAACCTCGCGCTTCAGATGCGCCAGCCGCCCCGTGCGCCAGGCCTGCTCGGCCCGCATGTGGTGCTGGTCCGCCGGCACGCCGCTGCGCTCGGGGTCGCATTCGATGAGCGCGACAAAGCCTTCCTCGAACAGCTTGCGGTGCGCGTCGCACAGGCCCCAGCCTGTCACGGTGTGGCGCTCCATGCTCTGGCGCAGGCGCCTGTCGAACAGGATGCCGCCGGTATCGAAGCCGAGGCCGCATACCAGGCAGAGGTGCTGTTCCAGCGAAACGTGTGATTTTCCGTTCATGACGATCTCCGGTTGTTCGGGCGGAATTGCCCGCCGCTGGGACCGCACGGCGCAGCGCAGCAGTCAGGGGTCGACGACGGCCGCCAGGCCGCCAGCGCCGCACCGCAGCGCGCAGCCCTTGACGGCGAGAACGCCGTGCTACGGTGAAGGCCACTGCAAGACCGCCCTCCCCTTCCGGCTTCTGGGTGCGGCACGGGGCGACACGGACCGACGCGTCCATCGCACGGCCCGACCGGATGTCGCACACCCAGGGGCGCCCCAGCGCCCCCGGTCTCGCTCAGACGAGGCCGCGCTCGGCCATCGAGACCGCCCGGTTGCCGGCGACCACGAAGTGGTCGAGCACGCGCACGCCGATCAGTGCCAGCGCCGCCTTCAGGGCTTCGGTCACGTCCAGGTCCGCAGCCGACGGCTCCACGGCGCCCGAAGGGTGGTTGTGCGCCAGGATCACGGCCGCCGCGTTGTGCCGCAGCGCGCGCTTGAGCACCTCGCGCGGGTAGACCTCCGTCTGGGTCAGCGTGCCGCGAAACAGGTCCTCGAAGGCCAGCAAGGCGTGGCGCGCATCGAGGAACAGGACTGCGAAGCTCTCGTGCGCCTGTCCCGCGAAGTGCAGCTTGAGGTAGTCCGAGACGGCCGACAGGGACCGGAACGCCTCGCCCGGGCGCAGTTCCTCGGCCAGCAGTTCCCGCGCCAAGCGCAGCCCGCACAGCAGCTGCGCGCACCCCGGCAGCGAAGAGTCCTGCGCAAAACAGACCAGCTTGTGCAGCGAGCGGCCCTGCGCCGTGTACAGCCCCTCGGCCTCGGCACCGAGAAACGGACGCAGCGCGTCGAGCACGCCCAGCTCGCGTGCCGTGAAGACGCCGGACGATGCGGCGGAACAAAGCGACGACGGCCCGGACGCAGAAGGATCGACGGGGCATGAGGATGTGTTCATGACGAACTCCTGTGGATGACACAGGCGGGATTGCCTGCGAGACCCCGCCACCCCCTCGCAGCGCAGCGCTCAGGGCCGCCGCAGGCGCGCGGCACGCGCCGAGCACGCGAAGCGCGCGCAGGGCCTTGAACGCGAGAACGAGGGGGTAGCCTCAGGGCTCACAGGCAAGCCCTCCCCCACCCGAAAAGAGGCCACGGAGGTGCCCGCCTCCGACCCCATTCGCCGCCGTGCGGCGAGCGCCGTCACAGGCCGCAGGCAGGTCCGACAGGAACAGGATGCCCAGGGGGCGCAGGCGCAGCCCCCGCACCCTCCCCAGCGATCCAGGCGCAGCGGCAGCGCGCGATCGAACCGTCAAGCCTTGTCCGTGACCACTGTGAGGTGCCGCTTCGGGGGCCTCCCTCTCAGCGTGAACACCATCGACGCGACGGCACCGGCCGGACCTCGCTCGCCTCGATCCCGGGCAGTGTCTGCGCGTCGAACCGAGGCGAGCCCTCTGCCCTCGCCTCGACCACCTTGGCACCGGCCCCTTGAGGCCGCATTCGGTGATCGATCAGAACCGTCAAAGACCGCACGATACGGCAGCGACGATGCGGCCCCGTGCCCTGGCAGCCCATGAGCGAAACCGCCTCTCAGCCACGATCGAACGGCCGGGACGAGCCCAATGGTGCTAGCTGCGGCATCTCCCTGGCAACGATGAACGCGAAGGCTGCGCTCGCATCGCGTGCGGCTGCGAAAATGGCGCTCGGGTCGCTGCGCAGCATCCGCAGCCACGCATCGAGATAGGAAGAAGCGGCATGCCCTTGCATGCCCCCCCCGGTCAGGCCGCAATGGCCCATGAGGAAGATGCTGCCGAGTTCGGCCACCAGCTCCTCGAATACCCAGGCCGCCTCGCCCGTGCAGCGTCCGAAGTCGCGGTCCAGCCGGCTCGCATGGCCGCTCCAGTGCACCAGCGCGCGCAGCAAGGCCGCGCAGTGGGCCTGCGCGCTCGCGAAGCTCGCGGGCCACGGCAGGCGGATCTCGTCGAGCACCGGCAGGTAGGCGGCGCGTTCATAACCATGGCGGATGACCGCGTCGCAGCCGCACAGCAGGCGCAGCACACGTTCGACGGGCGAGAAGGACGACGGCAGCGTCGCCTCCTCGGCGCAGCGCGCGAGAACCTCGGGCGGCAGCCCATCGATCTGCGCGACGTTGAAGAGCCAGAACGGCTCGCACCGCAGCACGCCGCGCGACCGCGGCACACCCCGCGCCCTCCCCGCCTTCGGACCTTCCACATCCCCGGCGGGATTGCCACCTCCCGCACCACCTCCCGCACCACCACCACGCCCGCTACGCGCGAACCGCGCACACAGCACTGCCCGCTCTCCCCGGCGCACCTGGGCACCGAGGCCGGCGGCCTGCCGGTAGGTCAGCCACACGTTGGAGGCATAGCCCTGTGCGGCCATAACCTCCAGCAGCAACAGCACATTGATGCCACGGTACGGCACCCCGGTCCGCCCATTGCGCGGCATCCCGTGCATCGCCGCGCGCCCCCAACGATCGCGGAACACGGACTCGCCCGAAGCAAGCACTGCGGCGACCCGATCGGTCACGACCCGCTGGACATCCATATCCCCGCGCCCGCGAGGACGACCGCCGCGAAACGGGCTACCCGATCTCCCCTCACCTGCGGCAGCCCGGAGATCACGCTTGCGCACAAAAGGAACTGGCGTCAATGACAACGAAGGACTCGCATGCATGGCAGATACCTCCAGCAGAGCGCGCCGCAGCGCGAGAATTGACCGAACGTCGGACCCGCGATACCTTCCCCGACATCACAAGCGCGAGCGATGCCTCTGTCGGACAGCGGCCCCAGGGCAAGCCCTACAGGGCCTCAACTACGCCCTGAGCGTGAACACCACCGAGAGGTACGACACCGGACCCGAATGGATCGCCTCGATGCCATGCAGCGCCGTCGCATCGAACAGCAGCGTGTCCCCCGCATTCACCTCGAACGCTTTCGAACCGTAGCGGTAGGTGACAGCCCCTGACAAGAAGTACAGGCACTTGAGCCCCGGGTGCTGGAAGGTCACGTAGGGCCCGGCCTCCGGCATCAGCGTGACCAGGTAGGGCTCCACGAACAGGTTGCCCGACAGCGAGTGTCCGAGCAGCTCATACCGGTAGCCCGCCACGGCGCCGATGCGATCGACCACCAGCCCCTGCCCTGCACGCACATGGCAGAAGTCCGTGCGCCGGGCCTGATCCCCGAAAAAGCGCGACACGGGCACCTGCAAGCCCTGCGCGAGCCGCTCCAGCGTCGCCACCGAAGGCGAGACCAATCCGCGCTCGATGCGCGAACGCATCGAGGCCGAGATCTCCGACGCTAGCGCCAGTTGCCCGCCAGACAGCCCCGCCGCCATGCGAAGCGCCCTCACCTGCGCACCAATACGAGCGGCGGACAGGCTGCGTACAACAGGTGCGGGTCGCTGGGGCCGCGCGCGCGTGATCGACGCCGGCAGCTTCGGCAAGTGCCCCGTAGGAAACGGAGATGGAAGCCAGACATTTCGCATGAACACAGACCCATTGCAGAAGCATTCAGCAGGTCTATTGACTGTGACTCAAACACGGCTGACTTAAAAGCATCTTTCTCGAAGACTTCCACTGTGACTAGTTCTAGGAATTCTTCGAAGCAACCCGCAGCCTCGGCAAGAGAAGTGCTTGCGTTGAATTTGATCCGGCAACGCGGATTGAGGGGATGGTCACAGGAGGCCCTGGCGTTCGAGGCAGGACTGCATCGGACCTTCGTCGCTCACGTTGAACGTCAGGCTCGCAACATTTCACTTGACAATCTTGAGCGTCTCGCAGTGGCATTGGAGC
Above is a window of Variovorax sp. PMC12 DNA encoding:
- a CDS encoding prephenate dehydratase; the protein is MKIPSQCAAVITMLSMSLCTAAGVRTGYLGPAGSWTHQACLELFGDADLIALDGAALFEAMRAKTIERACVPVTTSVVGATPYLDDVLALENVQVVAEYPKVLGYSLLAKPGAGREDIRTVVAHPVALQEVKPWLDQQMPHVERRPAASAGAAAQLVAQATGLDMAAMGPPSAARIHGLKSVADGIEEGPHNTTRWWVLGHALPAPSGNDKTSLLLTVDEARFQRSLQALARSARVLAIYERPGKQSLDGHRYVVDVAGHASQPQIVQLLAKHAEFRLLGSYPRRY
- a CDS encoding ATPase, with the protein product MNGKSHVSLEQHLCLVCGLGFDTGGILFDRRLRQSMERHTVTGWGLCDAHRKLFEEGFVALIECDPERSGVPADQHHMRAEQAWRTGRLAHLKREVFARVANIALAPDVPCVFVEPGVIERLQAMVGPAD
- a CDS encoding JAB domain-containing protein, encoding MNTSSCPVDPSASGPSSLCSAASSGVFTARELGVLDALRPFLGAEAEGLYTAQGRSLHKLVCFAQDSSLPGCAQLLCGLRLARELLAEELRPGEAFRSLSAVSDYLKLHFAGQAHESFAVLFLDARHALLAFEDLFRGTLTQTEVYPREVLKRALRHNAAAVILAHNHPSGAVEPSAADLDVTEALKAALALIGVRVLDHFVVAGNRAVSMAERGLV
- a CDS encoding ArdC family protein; amino-acid sequence: MTDRVAAVLASGESVFRDRWGRAAMHGMPRNGRTGVPYRGINVLLLLEVMAAQGYASNVWLTYRQAAGLGAQVRRGERAVLCARFARSGRGGGAGGGAGGGNPAGDVEGPKAGRARGVPRSRGVLRCEPFWLFNVAQIDGLPPEVLARCAEEATLPSSFSPVERVLRLLCGCDAVIRHGYERAAYLPVLDEIRLPWPASFASAQAHCAALLRALVHWSGHASRLDRDFGRCTGEAAWVFEELVAELGSIFLMGHCGLTGGGMQGHAASSYLDAWLRMLRSDPSAIFAAARDASAAFAFIVAREMPQLAPLGSSRPFDRG
- a CDS encoding helix-turn-helix domain-containing protein; amino-acid sequence: MAAGLSGGQLALASEISASMRSRIERGLVSPSVATLERLAQGLQVPVSRFFGDQARRTDFCHVRAGQGLVVDRIGAVAGYRYELLGHSLSGNLFVEPYLVTLMPEAGPYVTFQHPGLKCLYFLSGAVTYRYGSKAFEVNAGDTLLFDATALHGIEAIHSGPVSYLSVVFTLRA
- a CDS encoding helix-turn-helix domain-containing protein; this translates as MLALNLIRQRGLRGWSQEALAFEAGLHRTFVAHVERQARNISLDNLERLAVALELRPYQLLEE